A stretch of the Oncorhynchus clarkii lewisi isolate Uvic-CL-2024 chromosome 9, UVic_Ocla_1.0, whole genome shotgun sequence genome encodes the following:
- the LOC139415792 gene encoding galactose-specific lectin nattectin-like isoform X2, translated as MAMLTTLLLLSAVFALGDARGSRGDRHNHCDSEEIIPPPKDPYDSEENSSPSEEHIPPPTDYSDSEEHIPPPKDRSDSEEHIPPPKNRSDSKEHISPPKHWSDSEENIPPRKEWHRRVCPNGWPRYKTHCYHYVPFMTTWPEAERKCLRLGGNLASVHSLPQYRFLQSVIRKSTRKVQRTWIGANDAIKEGLWLWSDGSRFNYQNWGPGQPSNYNHGVIKDNTNGREHCMEMNYGASRGQNDAPCWYKRPFLCSRKL; from the exons ATGGCGATGTTGACCACTCTTCTGCTTCTCAGCGCTGTCTTTGCTCTGGGAGATGCAAGGGGTAGCAGAG GGGATCGGCATAATCACTGTGACTCGGAGGAAATCATTCCTCCTCCGAAAGATCCGTACGACTCAGAGGAAAACAGTTCTCCTTCGGAGGAACACATTCCTCCTCCGACAGATTATTCTGACTCGGAGGAACACATTCCTCCTCCGAAAGATCGGTCTGATTCAGAGGAACACATTCCTCCTCCGAAAAATCGGTCTGATTCAAAGGAACACATTTCTCCTCCGAAACATTGGTCTGACTCAGAAGAAAACATTCCTCCCCGGAAAG AGTGGCATCGCAGAGTCTGCCCAAACGGCTGGCCCAGATATAAGACACACTGCTATCACTACGTCCCCTTCATGACCACATGGCCAGAGGCAGAG aggaAATGTTTGCGCTTGGGAGGTAACCTGGCGTCAGTGCACAGCCTTCCCCAGTATCGTTTCCTTCAGTCTGTCATCAGGAAGAGTACCAGGAAAGTCCAGCGTACCTGGATAGGAGCCAACGACGCCATCAAG GAGGGTCTCTGGCTGTGGAGCGACGGGTCCAGGTTTAACTACCAGAACTGGGGCCCGGGTCAACCCTCTAACTATAACCATGGTGTTATTAAGGACAACACGAACGGCCGGGAGCATTGCATGGAGATGAACTATGGAG
- the LOC139415792 gene encoding galactose-specific lectin nattectin-like isoform X1, giving the protein MAMLTTLLLLSAVFALGDARGSRGDRHNHCDSEEIIPPPKDPYDSEENSSPSEEHIPPPTDYSDSEEHIPPPKDRSDSEEHIPPPKNRSDSKEHISPPKHWSDSEENIPPRKEWHRRVCPNGWPRYKTHCYHYVPFMTTWPEAERKCLRLGGNLASVHSLPQYRFLQSVIRKSTRKVQRTWIGANDAIKEGLWLWSDGSRFNYQNWGPGQPSNYNHGVIKDNTNGREHCMEMNYGASRCQNDAPCWFTFPFLCSRKL; this is encoded by the exons ATGGCGATGTTGACCACTCTTCTGCTTCTCAGCGCTGTCTTTGCTCTGGGAGATGCAAGGGGTAGCAGAG GGGATCGGCATAATCACTGTGACTCGGAGGAAATCATTCCTCCTCCGAAAGATCCGTACGACTCAGAGGAAAACAGTTCTCCTTCGGAGGAACACATTCCTCCTCCGACAGATTATTCTGACTCGGAGGAACACATTCCTCCTCCGAAAGATCGGTCTGATTCAGAGGAACACATTCCTCCTCCGAAAAATCGGTCTGATTCAAAGGAACACATTTCTCCTCCGAAACATTGGTCTGACTCAGAAGAAAACATTCCTCCCCGGAAAG AGTGGCATCGCAGAGTCTGCCCAAACGGCTGGCCCAGATATAAGACACACTGCTATCACTACGTCCCCTTCATGACCACATGGCCAGAGGCAGAG aggaAATGTTTGCGCTTGGGAGGTAACCTGGCGTCAGTGCACAGCCTTCCCCAGTATCGTTTCCTTCAGTCTGTCATCAGGAAGAGTACCAGGAAAGTCCAGCGTACCTGGATAGGAGCCAACGACGCCATCAAG GAGGGTCTCTGGCTGTGGAGCGACGGGTCCAGGTTTAACTACCAGAACTGGGGCCCGGGTCAACCCTCTAACTATAACCATGGTGTTATTAAGGACAACACGAACGGCCGGGAGCATTGCATGGAGATGAACTATGGAG CTTCTCGCTGCCAGA